In Chanodichthys erythropterus isolate Z2021 chromosome 18, ASM2448905v1, whole genome shotgun sequence, the following are encoded in one genomic region:
- the ptpreb gene encoding protein tyrosine phosphatase receptor type Eb isoform X2 has translation MMVLFLVSAAIISNSSSHGNLTTESPAPQGSHVLASGLVTSLLLVIFLLLIAYILRFREQRKDLVASVDKKLPNGFLEDQEQTVVLLPRSPSPSKRYFPIPLDSLEEEFRLRMADDGKLFREEFNSLPCGFGCGTFEEASREENREKNRYPNILPYDHSRVLLSHIDGYMGSDYINASYIDGYREKNKFIAAQGPKPETVGDFWRMVWEQKSTTIVMLTNTRERKEEKCYQYWPEQGCWIYGCVRVAMEDVTVLVDYTIRKFCVQHHAADGCRPPRLVTQLHFTSWPDFGVPLSPIGMLKFLKKVKTVNPAHAGPIIVHCSAGVGRTGTFVVIDAMMDMMHAEGRVDVFGFVSRIRKQRCQLIQTDMQYSFIYQALLEHYLFGDTELDIASLEGHLHKLHNTHTHMDRVGLEEEFRKLTNVRIMKENMRTGNLPANMRKNRVLQIIPYDFNRVILSMKRGQEFTDYINASFIDGYRQKDYFIATQAPLAHTVQDFWRMVWERKCHSIVMLTELKEREQEKCVRYWPAEGSVSFGEYVLELKRDALCETFSIRDMLLSYASEKQTRLVRQFHFHGWPEIGIPSDGKGMIDIIAAVQKQQQQSGNNPIVVHCSAGAGRTGTFIALSNILERVKAEGLLDVFQTVKSLRTQRPHMVQTVEQYDFCYRVVQDFVDIYSDYANFK, from the exons ATGATGGTCCTGTTTCTAGTTTCAGCAGCTATCATTTCAAACAGTTCCTCTCATGGAAACCTGACCACAG AGTCTCCAGCACCTCAGGGCTCACATGTCTTAGCCTCAGGCCTTGTCACCTCTCTCCTTCTCGTCATCTTTCTTCTTCTCATCGCCTACATTCTGAG GTTTAGAGAGCAAAGGAAGGATCTTGTCGCCTCGGTTGACAAGAAGTTGCCAAATGGTTTTCTGGAAGATCAAG AACAAACGGTGGTGCTCCTCCCCAGATCCCCCTCTCCATCAAAGCGCTATTTCCCCATCCCGCTGGACTCCCTGGAGGAAGAGTTTCGCCTACGCATGGCAGATGATGGCAAACTGTTCAGAGAGGAATTTAAT TCTTTGCCTTGCGGTTTTGGCTGTGGTACCTTTGAAGAGGCAAGCAGAGAGGAGAACAGAGAAAAGAACAGATATCCCAATATTCTACCCT ATGACCACTCAAGAGTGCTGCTTTCACATATAGATGGATATATGGGCTCAGATTACATAAATGCCTCATATATAGAT GGctacagagaaaaaaacaaatttattgCAGCTCAAG GCCCAAAACCAGAGACAGTAGGAGATTTCTGGAGAATGGTTTGGGAGCAGAAATCTACCACTATAGTCATGTTGACCAACacaagagagagaaaagag GAAAAATGCTATCAGTACTGGCCTGAGCAGGGCTGCTGGATCTATGGCTGTGTGAGGGTGGCAATGGAAGATGTCACAGTGTTGGTGGACTATACAATCAGGAAGTTCTGTGTGCAGCAT CATGCTGCTGATGGCTGCAGACCTCCGAGGTTGGTCACTCAGCTGCATTTCACCAGCTGGCCTGATTTTGGTGTACCCCTCTCCCCTATTGGCATGCTAAAGTTCCTCAAGAAAGTCAAGACTGTCAACCCTGCCCATGCTGGACCAATCATAGTGCACTGCAG TGCTGGGGTCGGCAGGACTGGGACGTTCGTTGTGATTGACGCGATGATGGATATGATGCACGCTGAAGGGAGGGTGGACGTGTTCGGCTTTGTGTCCAGAATAAGAAAGCAGCGCTGTCAGCTCATTCAAACAGAC ATGCAGTATTCTTTCATTTACCAGGCACTTTTGGAGCATTACCTGTTTGGTGACACTGAGTTAGACATCGCTTCTTTGGAGGGCCACCTCCACAAActccacaacacacacacacacatggaccGAGTGGGTCTGGAGGAAGAATTCAGA AAACTGACTAATGTCCGCATAATGAAGGAGAACATGAGAACCGGTAATCTGCCTGCCAACATGAGAAAGAACAGAGTACTGCAGATCATCCCAT ATGACTTCAACAGGGTAATATTATCAATGAAAAGGGGGCAAGAATTCACAGACTACATTAATGCATCTTTCATAGAT GGTTATAGGCAAAAGGATTACTTTATAGCAACTCAGGCACCTTTGGCTCACACTGTGCAAGACTTCTGGCGCATGGTATGGGAAAGGAAGTGCCACTCTATTGTCATGCTGACTGAgctgaaagagagagaacag GAGAAGTGTGTACGTTACTGGCCAGCAGAGGGCAGCGTTTCATTTGGAGAGTATGTACTGGAGCTGAAGAGAGACGCACTTTGTGAGACTTTCAGCATTCGAGACATGCTGCTGTCATATGCATCA GAGAAGCAGACACGACTAGTCAGACAGTTCCACTTCCATGGTTGGCCAGAGATTGGAATCCCGTCAGACGGAAAGGGAATGATTGACATTATTGCTGCagtgcaaaaacaacaacagcaatctGGAAACAACCCAATAGTGGTGCATTGCAG TGCTGGTGCCGGTCGGACCGGAACATTCATTGCCCTCAGTAACATCTTAGAGCGGGTCAAAGCCGAGGGGTTACTAGATGTATTTCAGACCGTGAAGAGTTTACGCACTCAGAGACCACATATGGTCCAAACTGTG GAACAATATGACTTCTGCTACAGAGTTGTGCAAGATTTTGTTGACATCTACTCTGACTATGCtaatttcaaatga
- the ptpreb gene encoding protein tyrosine phosphatase receptor type Eb isoform X1 — MTLPSCSSSSCMCSECESSCDGVLVSHSLSAALRNQRTKQSPMRKNFRFWFREQRKDLVASVDKKLPNGFLEDQEQTVVLLPRSPSPSKRYFPIPLDSLEEEFRLRMADDGKLFREEFNSLPCGFGCGTFEEASREENREKNRYPNILPYDHSRVLLSHIDGYMGSDYINASYIDGYREKNKFIAAQGPKPETVGDFWRMVWEQKSTTIVMLTNTRERKEEKCYQYWPEQGCWIYGCVRVAMEDVTVLVDYTIRKFCVQHHAADGCRPPRLVTQLHFTSWPDFGVPLSPIGMLKFLKKVKTVNPAHAGPIIVHCSAGVGRTGTFVVIDAMMDMMHAEGRVDVFGFVSRIRKQRCQLIQTDMQYSFIYQALLEHYLFGDTELDIASLEGHLHKLHNTHTHMDRVGLEEEFRKLTNVRIMKENMRTGNLPANMRKNRVLQIIPYDFNRVILSMKRGQEFTDYINASFIDGYRQKDYFIATQAPLAHTVQDFWRMVWERKCHSIVMLTELKEREQEKCVRYWPAEGSVSFGEYVLELKRDALCETFSIRDMLLSYASEKQTRLVRQFHFHGWPEIGIPSDGKGMIDIIAAVQKQQQQSGNNPIVVHCSAGAGRTGTFIALSNILERVKAEGLLDVFQTVKSLRTQRPHMVQTVEQYDFCYRVVQDFVDIYSDYANFK; from the exons atgaccCTGCCGAGTTGCTCCAGCAGCAGCTGCATGTGTAGTGAATGTGAAAGCAGTTGTGATGGTGTGTTAGTGAGTCATTCTCTCTCAGCTGCTCTGAGGAATCAGAGAACTAAACAATCTCCCATGAGAAAGAACTTTAGATTTTG GTTTAGAGAGCAAAGGAAGGATCTTGTCGCCTCGGTTGACAAGAAGTTGCCAAATGGTTTTCTGGAAGATCAAG AACAAACGGTGGTGCTCCTCCCCAGATCCCCCTCTCCATCAAAGCGCTATTTCCCCATCCCGCTGGACTCCCTGGAGGAAGAGTTTCGCCTACGCATGGCAGATGATGGCAAACTGTTCAGAGAGGAATTTAAT TCTTTGCCTTGCGGTTTTGGCTGTGGTACCTTTGAAGAGGCAAGCAGAGAGGAGAACAGAGAAAAGAACAGATATCCCAATATTCTACCCT ATGACCACTCAAGAGTGCTGCTTTCACATATAGATGGATATATGGGCTCAGATTACATAAATGCCTCATATATAGAT GGctacagagaaaaaaacaaatttattgCAGCTCAAG GCCCAAAACCAGAGACAGTAGGAGATTTCTGGAGAATGGTTTGGGAGCAGAAATCTACCACTATAGTCATGTTGACCAACacaagagagagaaaagag GAAAAATGCTATCAGTACTGGCCTGAGCAGGGCTGCTGGATCTATGGCTGTGTGAGGGTGGCAATGGAAGATGTCACAGTGTTGGTGGACTATACAATCAGGAAGTTCTGTGTGCAGCAT CATGCTGCTGATGGCTGCAGACCTCCGAGGTTGGTCACTCAGCTGCATTTCACCAGCTGGCCTGATTTTGGTGTACCCCTCTCCCCTATTGGCATGCTAAAGTTCCTCAAGAAAGTCAAGACTGTCAACCCTGCCCATGCTGGACCAATCATAGTGCACTGCAG TGCTGGGGTCGGCAGGACTGGGACGTTCGTTGTGATTGACGCGATGATGGATATGATGCACGCTGAAGGGAGGGTGGACGTGTTCGGCTTTGTGTCCAGAATAAGAAAGCAGCGCTGTCAGCTCATTCAAACAGAC ATGCAGTATTCTTTCATTTACCAGGCACTTTTGGAGCATTACCTGTTTGGTGACACTGAGTTAGACATCGCTTCTTTGGAGGGCCACCTCCACAAActccacaacacacacacacacatggaccGAGTGGGTCTGGAGGAAGAATTCAGA AAACTGACTAATGTCCGCATAATGAAGGAGAACATGAGAACCGGTAATCTGCCTGCCAACATGAGAAAGAACAGAGTACTGCAGATCATCCCAT ATGACTTCAACAGGGTAATATTATCAATGAAAAGGGGGCAAGAATTCACAGACTACATTAATGCATCTTTCATAGAT GGTTATAGGCAAAAGGATTACTTTATAGCAACTCAGGCACCTTTGGCTCACACTGTGCAAGACTTCTGGCGCATGGTATGGGAAAGGAAGTGCCACTCTATTGTCATGCTGACTGAgctgaaagagagagaacag GAGAAGTGTGTACGTTACTGGCCAGCAGAGGGCAGCGTTTCATTTGGAGAGTATGTACTGGAGCTGAAGAGAGACGCACTTTGTGAGACTTTCAGCATTCGAGACATGCTGCTGTCATATGCATCA GAGAAGCAGACACGACTAGTCAGACAGTTCCACTTCCATGGTTGGCCAGAGATTGGAATCCCGTCAGACGGAAAGGGAATGATTGACATTATTGCTGCagtgcaaaaacaacaacagcaatctGGAAACAACCCAATAGTGGTGCATTGCAG TGCTGGTGCCGGTCGGACCGGAACATTCATTGCCCTCAGTAACATCTTAGAGCGGGTCAAAGCCGAGGGGTTACTAGATGTATTTCAGACCGTGAAGAGTTTACGCACTCAGAGACCACATATGGTCCAAACTGTG GAACAATATGACTTCTGCTACAGAGTTGTGCAAGATTTTGTTGACATCTACTCTGACTATGCtaatttcaaatga
- the kctd3 gene encoding BTB/POZ domain-containing protein KCTD3, giving the protein MAGIGNSSTSGMGDIIQLNVGGMRFSTSRQTLTWIPDSFFSSLLSGRISTLRDETGAIFIDRDPTAFAPILNFLRTKELDLRGVNISILRHEAEFYGITPLVRRLLLCEELERSSCGSVLFHGYLPPPALPARSSAVGQAAAVAGPEERSAPSGAEGGYTRSCPQSSLPGPSGVDGPQRLGSPVDPRKVLIVAGHHNWIVAAYAHFVICYRIKESSGWQQVFSSPYLDWAIERVALNAKVVGGPHGDKDKMVAASSESSIILWSIQDGGSGSEIGVFSLGVPVDSLFFIGSQLVATSHTGKVGVWNAVTQHWQVQDVVPITSCDTAGSFLLLGCNNGSIYYIDMQKFPLRMKDNDLLVTELYHDPSNDAITALSVYLTPKTSVSGNWIEIAYGTSSGAVRVIVQHPETVGSGPQLFQTFTVHRSPVTKIMLSEKHLVSVCADNNHVRTWTVTRFRGMISTQPGSTPLASFKIISLEETESHSSYSSGNDIGPFGERDDQQVFIQKVIPITNKLFVRLSSTGKRICEVQAVDGTTITCFTVRECEGSSRMGSRPRHYLFTGHANGSIQMWDLTTAMDTVNKSDDKARREPEMGGPTEEELLKLLDQCDLSTSRCATPNISPAPSVLQHSRLRESCSSLQLQAQEPIPETATYGALRPYRESPLLARARRTESFHSYRDFHSLNLTKALLENHGQYGSTEDEIRQSAGENGTEDADKRNSAVDLWGSRASETQSAAARKPPDSPGDQRRRVHLMEEGAADCRAEGGRRRGAFEANFLSRKKAPPVPQLSPPPAAADGGGSDSSSTASPSPTKVATSPRHRKGPDTACE; this is encoded by the exons ATGGCTGGAATTGGGAACAGTTCAACATCTGGAATGGGTGACATCATCCAGCTGAATGTCGGAGGAATGAG ATTTAGCACATCAAGGCAGACTCTGACGTGGATTCCTGACTCTTTCTTCTCAAG TTTACTTAGTGGGAGAATATCAACACTACGGGATGAAACTGGAGCC aTATTTATTGACAGAGACCCAACAGCATTTGCACCCATTTTAAACTTCCTTCGAACTAAAGAATTGGACTTGAG GGGGGTTAACATAAGTATCCTGCGACATGAAGCTGAGTTTTATGGCATTACACCATTAG TCCGCCGCTTACTGCTTTGTGAAGAACTGGAACGATCGTCATGTGGAAGTGTGTTGTTTCATGGCTACCTCCCTCCACCAG CTCTCCCAGCGAGGAGCAGTGCCGTTGGGCAGGCTGCAGCTGTTGCAGGTCCAGAAGAGCGCTCAGCCCCCAGTGGTGCAGAGGGGGGTTACACCCGTTCCTGCCCTCAGTCTTCTCTCCCTGGACCCTCTGGGGTAGATGGACCGCAAAGACTGG GATCACCAGTGGACCCTAGAAAGGTGCTGATTGTCGCTGGCCATCATAACTGGATTGTAGCTGCTTATGCACATTTTGTCATCTGCTACAG AATAAAGGAATCATCAGGCTGGCAGCAGGTGTTTTCCAGCCCTTACCTGGACTGGGCCATTGAGCGGGTGGCCCTTAATGCTAAAGTTGTGGGCGGTCCACATGGAGATAAAGACAAGATGGTGGCAGCGTCATCGGAGAGCAGCATTATTTTGTGGAGTATCCAGGACGGAGGGAGCGGAAGTGAAATAG GTGTGTTCAGTCTCGGAGTACCCGTTGACTCTCTGTTTTTCATTGGGAGCCAGCTAGTCGCCACCAGTCACACAGGGAAGGTAGGAGTGTGGAACGCTGTCACCCAGCACTGGCAG GTGCAGGATGTGGTGCCCATCACAAGCTGTGACACTGCTGGCTCCTTCCTCTTGCTGGGCTGTAACAACGGTTCAATTTACTATATTG ACATGCAGAAGTTTCCGCTGAGAATGAAGGATAATGACTTGTTGGTGACAGAGCTGTACCATGACCCATCAAATGATGCCATCACAGCCCTCAGTGTCTACCTGACTCCTAAAACCA GTGTGAGTGGGAACTGGATTGAGATAGCTTACGGAACCAGCTCAGGGGCCGTGCGTGTCATCGTGCAGCATCCGGAGACCGTTGGATCTGGTCCACAGCTCTTCCAGACCTTCACTGTCCACCGCAGCCCCGTCACGAAGATTATGCTCTCTGAAAAGCACTTAGTTTCAG TGTGCGCCGACAATAATCACGTACGCACGTGGACGGTGACTCGGTTCAGAGGGATGATCTCCACTCAGCCAGGATCTACTCCACTGGCCTCATTTAAGATCATCTCACTGGAGGAGACAGAGAGCCACAGCAGCTATTCCTCCGGCAACGACATCG GTCCATTTGGAGAGCGAGACGACCAACAGGTGTTTATTCAGAAAGTCATTCCCATTACCAACAAACTCTTTGTTCGTCTCTCCTCTACGGGGAAGAG GATCTGTGAGGTTCAGGCGGTAGATGGCACTACAATCACTTGTTTTACAGTACGGGAGTGTGAGGGCTCAAGCCGCATGGGCTCCAGACCACGCCATTACCTCTTCACTGGCCATGCAAATGGGAGCATTCAGATGTGGGATCTCACCACCGCCATGGACACAGTCAACAAGAGTGACGACAAGGCTAGGCGTGAGCCAG AGATGGGAGGTCCAACTGAGGAGGAGCTGCTGAAGCTGCTTGACCAATGTGATTTGAGCACATCACGCTGTGCCACGCCCAACATCAGCCCCGCCCCCTCTGTGCTGCAGCACAGCCGGCTACGAGAGTCCTGCTCCAG tctcCAGCTGCAGGCTCAGGAGCCCATCCCTGAGACGGCCACCTACGGAGCCCTGCGGCCATACCGAGAGAGCCCCTTGCTGGCCCGTGCTCGACGCACAGAGAGCTTCCACAGCTACAGAGACTTCCACAGCTTAAACCTGACCAAAGCCTTGCTGGAGAACCATGGACAGTATGGATCCACCGAGGACGAGATTCGCCAATCTGCGGGGGAGAACGGCACTGAGGACGCAGACAAAAGGAACTCTGCAGTTGATCTTTGGGGGTCTAGAGCGTCCGAAACCCAGTCTGCAGCCGCTCGCAAACCCCCAGACAGCCCTGGAGACCAGCGACGAAGGGTCCATTTGATGGAGGAGGGGGCTGCAGACTGCAGAGCGGAGGGCGGGAGGAGGAGAGGGGCATTTGAAGCTAATTTTCTAAGCAGGAAAAAGGCACCTCCAGTTCCACAGTTGAGCCCCCCACCCGCAGCAGCTGATGGAGGGGGCAGCGACTCGTCCAGCACCGCCTCACCCTCGCCAACTAAAGTGGCCACATCCCCACGCCATCGCAAAGGCCCTGACACTGCATGTGAGTGA